The following are from one region of the Cataglyphis hispanica isolate Lineage 1 chromosome 16, ULB_Chis1_1.0, whole genome shotgun sequence genome:
- the LOC126855433 gene encoding maltase 1-like: MKMFVSRHHIILLSLLLTVTLISGKILNRGWWNHTVFYQIYPRSFMDSDDDGVGDLKGITSKLEHFVTSGVGAIWLSPINQSPMIDFGYDISDFKDIDKIFGKMTDFENLLARAKELGLKVMLDLVPNHTSDEHYWFRESINRTGKYEHYYIWADGKNNNTTPPNNWLSVFGGPAWTYNSIRSQWYLHQFHSKQPDLNYTNPDVQEEMKEVILFWLRKGVDGFRVDAVPHLFETNYTLDEPKIQDAIEDDYSSLNHILTTDQPETYNLVLSWRKILDEYAYQYNTSEKVMMTEAYTTLKNTIKYYNYGSHIPFNFYFITNASKTSDAAAFKNIIESWMKAIPEGGVANWVMGNHDNNRTASRYPGRADQMTMLAMILPGVTVTYYGEEIGMLDKTDISWEDTQDPQACIAGKDKYQSRSRDPARTPFQWNFHHNAGFSNAIKTWLPIHENYTTINLLVQQHLDESHYLVYRALTTLRNTSDALKFGSLTTDVINNTVLYVLRKTSKEAVTLLINFSDNDKQKIDLTNVLTGFKDGVVKAASVGSNVRQNQTIELKHITIPEKASIVFQAYSKASAQYVAFFQTILLSLSLLIITLYK; this comes from the exons ATGAAGATGTTCGTATCGCGACACCACATCATCCTCCTAAGTCTGCTGTTGACGGTCACTCTGATCTCGGGAAAGATCCTCAACCGAGGATGGTGGAACCACACGGTTTTCTATCAGATTTATCCTCGCAGTTTTATGGACTCTGACGACGACGGTGTTGGTGATCTCAAAG GTATAACGAGCAAACTCGAACATTTTGTGACATCTGGAGTAGGGGCGATATGGCTGTCACCCATCAATCAAAGTCCTATGATTGATTTTGGATATGACATTTCGGATTTTAAAGATATCGACAAAATATTCGGCAAAATGACagattttgaaaatcttttagCACGTGCTAAAGAACTTGGATTAAAG GTTATGCTCGATCTCGTGCCTAATCACACTTCCGACGAACATTATTGGTTTCGAGAGAGCATAAATCGTACCGGCAAATATGAACATTACTATATATGGGCagatggaaaaaataataacactaCGCCACCGAATAATTGGTTAAGTGTATTCGGTGGCCCAGCTTGGACATACAACTCAATCCGTAGCCAATGGTACCTTCATCAATTCCACAGTAAACAACCAGATTTGAATTATACTAATCCCGATGTACAAGAGGAAATGAAg GAAGTTATTCTATTTTGGTTGAGGAAAGGCGTGGATGGATTTCGCGTGGACGCAGTGCCACATCTCTTTGAAACAAATTACACTTTGGATGAACCTAAAATACAAGATGCGATAGAAGATGATTATAGCTCTCTAAATCACATATTGACAACGGATCAGCCAGAAACATACAACTTGGTACTAAGCTGGAGGAAGATTTTGGACGAATATgcttatcaatataatacaaGCGAAAAG GTGATGATGACTGAAGCATACACTACATTAAAAAacactattaaatattacaattacggTTCGCATATCCctttcaacttttattttattacgaatgCGAGCAAGACCTCGGATGCTGCTGcgtttaaaaacataatagaGAGCTGGATGAAGGCAATTCCCGAGGGTGGCGTCGCTAACTGGGTG ATGGGAAATCATGATAATAATCGTACTGCTTCGCGTTATCCCGGGAGAGCCGATCAGATGACAATGTTAGCCATGATACTGCCAGGCGTAACGGTGACGTACTATGGCGAGGAAATAGGGATGCTTGATAAAACGGACATAAGTTGGGAAGATACGCAAGATCCTCAAGCTTGTATCGCGGGTAAAGACAAGTATCAAAGTCGATCTCGTGATCCCGCTCGCACACCATTTCAATGGAATTTTCATCATAACGCAG GTTTCAGTAACGCCATCAAGACATGGTTACCGATTCACGAAAATTATACTACCATAAATTTGTTAGTTCAACAGCATCTGGATGAATCTCACTATCTTGTTTATCGCGCTCTGACAACGCTACGTAATACATCGGACGCGCTCAAATTTGGATCATTGACTACTgacgttataaataatactgtcCTATATGTTCTACGAAAAACGAGCAAAGAAGCCGTGACACTATTGATAAATTTCTCAGACAATGACAAGCAAAAGATTGATTTAACAAATGTTTTAACGGGATTCAAAGATGGTGTGGTTAAAGCAGCGAGCGTGGGCTCCAACGTGAGACAAAA tcaaACTATCGAGTTGAAACATATCACTATCCCAGAAAAAGCTTCGATAGTCTTTCAAGCTTATTCCAAAGCTTCAGCACAATACGTTGCTTTCTTCCAAACAATTCTACTATCactatctcttttaataataacattgtacaaataa